The Kitasatospora paranensis genome has a window encoding:
- a CDS encoding ornithine cyclodeaminase family protein: MRDLPSSPTPSSPDPQDRPGVLVLDRAQTLAALEPMAVMAATRAALVAIARDGVSAPARIAARTPAGLLGAMPAHVPGLGLAAKLVSVFPAAGPAGRSAHRGVVALFDEHDGRLLALMDAEPVTAIRTAASATHSMQALAAPRPRRIAVVGTGTQARAQLTLLAALHPGVPVVVGGRDRARAQELAERHPGATADGIESAVRGADVVFCCTDARTPVLDRGWLSPGAHVSSVGGSHGPELDAPTVHDAALFVEWAGAAASAPPAGAHELQGLAPDRATLLGAVLDAAHPGRTRSDELTVFKSTGHAALDVAAASVVHARALALAVGTWLDL; encoded by the coding sequence ATGCGTGACCTCCCCTCCTCCCCCACCCCTTCGTCCCCCGACCCGCAGGACCGCCCCGGCGTCCTCGTCCTCGACCGGGCCCAGACCCTGGCCGCGCTGGAGCCGATGGCCGTGATGGCCGCCACCCGCGCCGCGCTGGTGGCGATCGCCCGCGACGGGGTCTCCGCCCCCGCCCGCATCGCCGCCCGTACCCCCGCCGGCCTGCTCGGCGCCATGCCCGCCCATGTGCCCGGGCTGGGGCTGGCGGCCAAGCTGGTCTCGGTCTTCCCCGCTGCCGGCCCGGCCGGGCGCAGCGCCCACCGCGGTGTGGTGGCGCTCTTCGACGAGCACGACGGCCGCCTGCTCGCCCTCATGGACGCCGAGCCGGTCACCGCGATCCGCACCGCCGCCTCGGCGACGCACAGCATGCAGGCGCTGGCCGCGCCCCGTCCGCGGCGGATCGCGGTCGTCGGCACCGGCACCCAGGCCCGTGCCCAGCTCACGCTCCTCGCCGCGCTGCACCCCGGCGTCCCGGTGGTCGTCGGCGGCCGCGACCGCGCCCGCGCACAGGAGCTGGCGGAACGTCACCCCGGTGCCACGGCCGACGGCATCGAGAGCGCCGTGCGCGGCGCCGACGTGGTGTTCTGCTGCACGGACGCCCGCACGCCCGTCCTCGACCGCGGCTGGCTGTCGCCCGGTGCCCACGTCAGCTCGGTCGGCGGATCGCACGGGCCGGAGCTCGACGCGCCGACCGTCCACGACGCCGCCCTCTTCGTGGAGTGGGCGGGCGCCGCCGCCTCCGCCCCTCCGGCGGGCGCCCACGAACTCCAGGGCCTGGCACCCGATCGGGCCACCCTGCTCGGCGCCGTCCTCGACGCCGCCCACCCGGGCCGCACCCGGTCCGACGAGCTGACGGTGTTCAAGTCGACCGGCCACGCCGCGCTCGACGTCGCCGCGGCCTCGGTGGTGCACGCCCGGGCCCTCGCCCTCGCCGTGGGGACCTGGCTGGACCTCTGA
- a CDS encoding IclR family transcriptional regulator, which produces MPKSPSSAVDKALDLVEAVARCDRPLRLSELADEAGMHRATAYRVLLDLVRRGWILRAGDHYLPGTVVLQLSQVAATNSLAAVARPVLEELSERTGMMVNLQIPETDHARVIDVVRPARLEMISDLRDERLPVHRFAGPLALVAMLDPAARRPYLRQAEEAGVELTGGQGLLADIGTVERTGHALERGRNQKLIASVSRAVGSAKGAPICALTVVGPDAEFEEPRLAGIITALHDATGRLREALTTLSTARPSAGTDDA; this is translated from the coding sequence GTGCCCAAGTCCCCCAGTTCGGCCGTGGACAAGGCGCTCGACCTGGTCGAGGCGGTCGCCCGCTGCGACCGGCCGCTGCGGCTGAGCGAACTGGCCGACGAGGCGGGGATGCACCGCGCCACCGCCTACCGCGTCCTGCTGGACCTTGTCCGGCGCGGGTGGATCCTGCGCGCGGGCGACCACTACCTGCCCGGGACGGTCGTGCTCCAGCTCTCCCAGGTCGCCGCCACCAACTCGCTGGCCGCAGTGGCCCGTCCGGTTCTCGAGGAGCTGTCGGAGCGGACCGGCATGATGGTGAACCTCCAGATCCCGGAGACCGACCACGCGCGGGTGATCGACGTCGTCCGGCCGGCCCGGCTGGAGATGATCAGCGACCTGCGCGACGAGCGGCTCCCGGTGCACCGGTTCGCCGGCCCGCTCGCCCTGGTCGCGATGCTCGATCCGGCCGCCCGCCGGCCCTACCTGCGCCAGGCCGAGGAGGCCGGAGTCGAACTGACCGGCGGTCAGGGGCTGCTGGCGGACATCGGGACGGTCGAACGCACCGGCCACGCCCTGGAGCGCGGCCGCAACCAGAAGCTCATCGCGTCGGTGAGCCGGGCCGTCGGCTCGGCGAAGGGCGCACCGATCTGCGCACTCACCGTGGTCGGCCCCGACGCCGAGTTCGAGGAACCCCGGCTGGCCGGCATCATCACCGCCCTGCACGACGCCACCGGGCGGCTCCGGGAAGCCCTCACCACCCTGTCCACCGCCCGCCCCAGCGCAGGAACCGACGATGCGTGA
- a CDS encoding amidohydrolase family protein produces MLYRGATLLDGTGAPARTATTIVVDGERIAAVVPDGELPDGLPVDAVTVDLDGRHVIPGLIDSHQHLATPPDRPLAESWLRRQVYGGVTAIRDMADDLRHVGDLARGTRVGEIPGPDIHYAALMAGPGFFDDPRTWQVSQGETPGTVPWMQAITDETDLPLAVALARGTHATAIKVYADLDGATVAAITAEAHRQGIQVWAHAAVFPACPGEVVAAGVNAVSHVTLLAHEAVDATAPSASYKNKAPIDYERLAGEEHPRLTALFAAMRERGTVLDATAGLWHWLEGEADTPEARAKARADSELAATLTAQAHLAGVEISAGTDYETAAEHPYPALYDEMAFLVRRCGIPVEQVIRCATVVGARSMGAEAQMGTVEAGKLANFVVLDRDPLADIDNLRSVGCVVKRGRRHERSDYRTGQDTKGQDTKGQVDR; encoded by the coding sequence GTGCTCTACCGCGGAGCGACCCTGCTCGACGGCACCGGCGCCCCCGCCCGCACCGCGACGACGATCGTCGTCGACGGCGAGCGCATCGCCGCGGTCGTCCCCGACGGGGAACTGCCCGACGGCCTCCCGGTGGACGCGGTCACCGTCGACCTCGACGGCCGTCACGTCATCCCCGGCCTGATCGACTCCCACCAGCACCTCGCGACCCCGCCCGACCGGCCGCTCGCCGAATCCTGGCTGCGCCGCCAGGTCTACGGCGGCGTGACCGCGATCCGCGACATGGCCGACGACCTGCGCCACGTCGGCGACCTCGCCCGCGGCACCCGCGTCGGCGAGATCCCCGGGCCCGACATCCACTACGCCGCGCTGATGGCCGGCCCCGGCTTCTTCGACGACCCGCGCACCTGGCAGGTGTCGCAGGGCGAGACCCCGGGCACCGTGCCGTGGATGCAGGCGATCACGGACGAGACCGACCTGCCGCTGGCGGTCGCCCTCGCCCGCGGCACCCATGCCACGGCGATCAAGGTCTACGCGGACCTCGACGGCGCGACGGTCGCCGCGATCACCGCCGAGGCCCACCGGCAGGGCATCCAGGTCTGGGCGCACGCCGCGGTCTTCCCGGCCTGCCCCGGCGAGGTCGTCGCCGCCGGGGTGAACGCCGTCTCCCACGTCACCCTGCTCGCCCACGAGGCCGTCGACGCCACCGCGCCGTCCGCCAGCTACAAGAACAAGGCCCCGATCGACTACGAGCGCCTCGCCGGCGAGGAGCACCCGCGGCTGACGGCCCTGTTCGCGGCGATGCGCGAACGCGGCACCGTCCTGGACGCCACGGCGGGGCTCTGGCACTGGCTGGAGGGCGAGGCGGACACCCCGGAGGCCCGCGCCAAGGCCCGTGCCGACAGCGAACTCGCGGCCACGCTGACCGCCCAGGCCCACCTGGCCGGCGTCGAGATCTCCGCCGGCACCGACTACGAGACGGCCGCGGAGCACCCCTACCCGGCCCTGTACGACGAGATGGCCTTCCTCGTCCGGCGCTGCGGGATCCCGGTGGAGCAGGTCATCCGCTGCGCCACCGTCGTCGGCGCACGGAGCATGGGGGCGGAGGCGCAGATGGGCACCGTCGAGGCGGGCAAGCTCGCCAACTTCGTCGTCCTGGACCGGGATCCGCTGGCGGACATCGACAACCTCCGCAGCGTCGGCTGCGTCGTCAAGCGCGGGCGGCGCCACGAGCGGAGCGACTACCGGACGGGGCAGGACACAAAGGGGCAGGACACGAAGGGGCAGGTCGACCGATGA
- a CDS encoding dipeptidase — protein sequence MSTAADYLIINALGALDNPNAAHSAATAGKLVQNSDDLVIDARTLADAHASGLTAVNITLGYTLGDMAPFEHTLREIEVWDAILRRHPADLLHVRTAGDLHRARAERRIGVIYGFQNAVAIGDDLGRIDTFERLGVRVVQLTYNQANHLGDGSMAPENRGLTPFGRQAVEALNDARIMVDLSHSGERTCLEAARISRRPVSINHTGCRALADLPRNKTDEELRLVASRGGFVGIYFMPFLNTSGHARAADVVEHIVHAVNVCGEDHVGIGTDGPVTAIDDLDAYRATLAEHVEHRRAAGVGAAGERSDTYPFVVDLRGVDQFRELIRLLERRGFGPERIAKIMGGNFAAYAERIWGA from the coding sequence ATGAGCACCGCAGCCGACTACCTGATCATCAACGCCCTGGGGGCACTCGACAACCCCAACGCCGCGCACTCCGCGGCCACCGCGGGCAAACTCGTCCAGAACAGCGACGACCTGGTGATCGACGCCCGGACACTGGCCGACGCCCACGCCTCGGGCCTGACGGCGGTGAACATCACCCTGGGCTACACCCTGGGCGACATGGCCCCGTTCGAGCACACGCTCCGCGAGATCGAGGTGTGGGACGCGATCCTGCGCCGCCACCCCGCCGACCTGCTGCACGTCCGGACGGCCGGCGACCTCCACCGGGCGCGCGCCGAGCGGCGGATCGGTGTCATCTACGGCTTCCAGAACGCGGTGGCGATCGGCGACGACCTCGGCCGGATCGACACCTTCGAGCGCCTCGGCGTCCGGGTTGTCCAGCTGACGTACAACCAGGCCAACCATCTCGGCGACGGCTCGATGGCCCCGGAGAACCGCGGCCTCACCCCGTTCGGCCGGCAGGCCGTCGAAGCCCTGAACGACGCCCGGATCATGGTCGACCTCTCGCACAGCGGCGAGCGCACCTGCCTGGAGGCGGCCAGGATCTCCCGCCGGCCCGTCTCGATCAACCACACCGGCTGCCGCGCGCTTGCCGACCTGCCGCGCAACAAGACCGACGAGGAGCTGCGCCTGGTGGCCTCCCGCGGCGGCTTCGTCGGCATCTACTTCATGCCGTTCCTCAACACCTCGGGCCACGCGCGGGCCGCCGACGTCGTCGAGCACATCGTGCACGCCGTGAACGTCTGCGGCGAGGACCACGTCGGCATCGGCACCGACGGGCCCGTCACCGCCATCGACGATCTGGACGCCTACCGGGCGACGCTCGCCGAGCACGTCGAGCACCGCCGGGCGGCCGGTGTCGGCGCGGCGGGCGAACGCAGCGACACCTACCCCTTCGTCGTCGACCTGCGCGGGGTGGACCAGTTCCGCGAACTGATCCGGCTGCTGGAGCGGCGCGGCTTCGGCCCGGAGCGGATCGCGAAGATCATGGGCGGCAACTTCGCCGCCTACGCCGAGCGGATCTGGGGAGCCTGA